From Cannabis sativa cultivar Pink pepper isolate KNU-18-1 chromosome 8, ASM2916894v1, whole genome shotgun sequence, a single genomic window includes:
- the LOC115698946 gene encoding SEC12-like protein 2: MANNPEPQNFKKYGVPFYSVAWVPYNSIRFDPKPKPEDEPDQPKPDDEPTAHRKYIVLAGGGGEGNSGIPNAVVLSEFDATSNSLSDQPVVKHKTGSNLPYRMAVHPGGEGLICSFPQSCRWFEWDGENSMEGHQLGVKQSDRVLTSLEDVEQQLAMAFNNEGSILASGSEDGNLKVFKWPSMEIVLDQAKVHSSVKDLHFSPDGKLLASLGSVGCRVWDVISSKPVASLAKGNDEIFCACRFSQTNDKNLVLYTAAVTGKGGSIVTWNTTTWNRIASKSIVRDPISAFDVSADGKFLACGTTQGDIFVVNSSSMRIRQVIKKAHLGFVTTLRFSHDSRALASASLDSSARVTMIEEKKDGAGGFSLWLIILIILIAIAAYFLKNPQRFKEFTTMIKL, from the exons ATGGCGAACAACCCAGAGCCTCAGAACTTCAAAAAGTACGGCGTCCCTTTCTACTCCGTAGCTTGGGTTCCGTACAACTCCATTCGATTTGACccaaaacccaaacctgaaGACGAACCAGATCAACCTAAACCCGACGACGAACCCACTGCCCATCGTAAGTACATCGTATTGGCCGGCGGCGGCGGCGAAGGCAATAGTGGCATCCCAAACGCGGTTGTTCTCTCTGAATTCGATGCCACATCCAATTCTCTCTCTGATCAGCCT GTTGTTAAGCATAAAACTGGCTCTAATTTGCCATATAGAATGGCAGTTCATCCTGGTGGCGAGGGCCTCATATGTTCATTTCCCCAGAGCTGCAG ATGGTTTGAATGGGATGGAGAAAATAGCATGGAAGGTCATCAGCTTGGTGTGAAGCAATCAGATAGAGTGCTCACCTCATTGGAAGACGTTGAACAACAGTTAGCAATGGCATTTAACAATGAGGGTTCAATACTAGCATCTGGTAGTGAG GATGGAAATTTAAAGGTTTTCAAATGGCCTAGCATGGAAATTGTTCTTGATCAAGCTAAAGTTCATAGTAGTGTGAAGGACTTACATTTCAG CCCTGATGGGAAACTACTTGCATCTTTGGGAAGTGTTGGCTGCAGAGTATGGGATGTTATTTCATCAAAGCCTGTAGCTTCTCTAGCTAAGGGAAAT GACGAAATATTTTGTGCGTGTAGATTTTCTCAAACCAACGACAAGAATCTGGTTCTATATACAGCTGCAGTTACAG GTAAAGGTGGAAGCATTGTGACATGGAATACAACCACATGGAATAGGATCGCCTCAAAGTCAATTGTCCGTGACCCAATATCTGCCTTTGATGTCTCTGCTGATGGGAAGTTTCTTGCATG TGGAACAACACAAGGGGATATTTTTGTTGTGAACTCATCAAGTATGCGGATTCGACAAGTGATTAAGAAGGCACATCTTGGCTTTGTAACCACATTGAGATTCTCTCATGATTCAAG AGCTTTGGCATCTGCCTCTTTGGATTCAAGCGCAAGAGTAACAATGATAGAGGAGAAGAAAGATG gtGCAGGAGGATTTAGCTTGTGGCTCATTATATTGATTATTCTAATTGCCATTGCTGCATATTTCTTGAAGAACCCCCAGAGATttaaggagtttactactatgataaaattataa